A stretch of Podospora bellae-mahoneyi strain CBS 112042 chromosome 5, whole genome shotgun sequence DNA encodes these proteins:
- a CDS encoding hypothetical protein (EggNog:ENOG503P2A3; COG:S) translates to MSGKHTGTYVNTDSKHEGANMTSRSTFLPRLSLSRSESPGIPFHNPISPTIRKKPSEHDMDDLSPRPDDSLLPSEGSRHRRQISPSLDHSTSDRASSVGSASKSKPNAPVLFHGPPPPIATSRILYRDEEEPQSYRPFDTAASTARNVGGVLFDRQDGSSAHTRGRDVVNYNEYEPDAVWRNLHHRERQLQKELQNILDVQSACLLAQVGRAGSTGSPQASDAGTTTPTSTSHASTNSMSTARRVSFAQTTTTHTGHVIPVRQPKKKRPSIREARTGLARHMTLLADLKVEEDANLTAALSTRRRALAQLRKLCRQREEITGELEKIEQDEEEPLAQEIRELTEERSNVASEIKELEERLVGLRNRKRYLDAKVADVESKRDAGLSGYRGALKDVNGKLGGILTRPSIKPLDLEGVIGPGQPVDRGSHLSGLEFLRLRPERRTPEMAKEWWEGEVALLTARKADVHRERLALEEGVGVWRETLQLVDKFELSVAVVMKHWAGKHDNDEANREWVKAMSDVLGDMKGVIADMEGKLRLVEENGWNLLICAIGAELEALELAKGLLVKGLRAGGLEVQDGSDDERDVDGNGGPTPHLGRSMPGSSGLQRSAIRFKSSSSSPSESAEGKNLVGVHDVEDGHRTEESDNEVPPDLLVSSSTAGARDGLDRTCSRESTLSENEVPPEFLAEHV, encoded by the exons ATGTCGGGCAAGCATACTGGTACG TATGTCAACACAGATAGCAAACACGAAGGCGCCAACATGACGTCCAGATCTACGTTCCTTCCCCGTCTCTCACTGTCTCGTTCCGAAAGCCCCGGCATCCCTTTCCACAACCCAATAAGCCCCACCATCCGTAAGAAGCCGAGCGAGCACGATATGGATGACCTGTCACCACGACCCGATGACAGCTTGTTGCCCTCCGAGGGCTCCCGACATCGCAGACAAATCTCGCCATCGCTCGACCATAGCACGAGCGATCGGGCTAGTAGTGTTGGTTCGGCTTCCAAATCCAAACCCAACGCCCCGGTTCTCTTCCAcggtcctcctccccccatcgCCACGTCCCGGATACTCTAtagggatgaggaggagccacAGTCATACCGCCCGTTTGACACAGCGGCATCTACTGCTCGAAATGTTGGCGGCGTACTATTCGACCGCCAGGACGGCTCCTCAGCCCACACAAGAGGGCGTGATGTGGTTAACTACAACGAGTATGAGCCGGATGCAGTGTGGCGCAACCTTCACCACCGGGAACGCCAGCTTCAGAAGGAGCTCCAGAATATCCTGGATGTCCAGTCAGCGTGCCTATTAGCCCAAGTTGGGAGAGCAGGGTCTACAGGAAGCCCTCAGGCCAGTGATGcaggcaccaccacccctacAAGCACATCACACGCTAGCACCAATTCCATGTCTACAGCACGCCGGGTAAGCTTTGCTCAGactacaacaacacacacgGGACACGTGATACCGGTGAGAcaacccaagaagaagcgtCCGTCTATACGCGAAGCTCGTACAGGACTTGCTAGGCACATGACACTCCTGGCAGATCTAAAAGTAGAGGAGGACGCCAATCTGACTGCCGCTCTGTCAACGAGGAGGCGTGCTCTTGCCCAGCTGCGGAAGCTATGCCGGCAACGGGAGGAGATCACCGGCGAGTTGGAGAAGATCGAGcaagacgaagaggagcCTCTTGCACAAGAGATCAGGGAGCTGACAGAAGAACGGAGTAATGTGGCAAGTGAGATAAAAGAGTTGGAAGAGAGGCTGGTTGGGTTGCGGAACAGAAAAAGGTATCTGGATGCCAAGGTGGCCGATGTGGAGAGCAAGAGGGACGCAGGTCTGAGTGGCTATCGTGGGGCTCTGAAGGATGTGAATGGGAAGCTGGGCGGGATCCTGACGAGACCCAGTATCAAACCACTGGACTTGGAGGGTGTGATTGGGCCTGGTCAACCAGTGGATAGGGGATCGCATTTGTCAGGATTGGAGTTTCTGAGGCTAAGACcggagaggaggacgcctgagatggccaaggagtggtgggagggcgaggttgcaTTGCTCACGGCGAGGAAAGCTGATGTTCATAGGGAACGGTTAGCCTTGGAAGAGGGTGTGGGAGTGTGGAGGGAGACGTTGCAATTGGTGGACAAGTTTGAGTTGAGCGTGGCAGTGGTAATGAAACACTGGGCAGGCAAACACGATAACGACGAGGCGAATCGGGAGTGGGTCAAGGCCATGTCGGACGTGCTTGGTGACATGAAGGGTGTCATTGCTGATATGGAGGGGAAGCTCcggttggtggaggagaatgGGTGGAATCTCTTGATCTGTGCCATTGGCGCCGAGTTGGAGGCACTCGAGCTCGCAAAAGGACTCTTGGTGAAGGGATTACGAGCTGGCGGCTTGGAAGTACAGGACGGTTCGGACGACGAGAGGGATGTGGACGGAAACGGGGGCCCGACACCGCATCTGGGGAGGTCAATGCCTGGTAGCTCAGGGTTACAACGCTCCGCCATCCGCTTcaagtcgtcgtcgtcatcaccatctgAATCAGCCGAGGGAAAGAACCTCGTTGGCGTGCACGATGTCGAGGATGGGCACCGAACTGAGGAGAGTGACAATGAGGTGCCTCCTGACTTGCTGGTGTCTTCGTCGACTGCTGGCGCCAGGGACGGATTGGATCGTACGTGCAGCAGAGAGAGTACTTTGAGCG